Proteins encoded by one window of Rhizobium sp. NLR16a:
- a CDS encoding Bax inhibitor-1/YccA family protein — protein MNPINSRYGAAAGTQALFDEGLRQHMLRVYNYMALGLVITGIVAFVVGSTPALYVPIFGSPLKWVVMLAPLAFVFFFSFKIQTMSASTAQVTFWAFCAVMGLSLASVFLVFTKTSIAQTFFITAAMFGSISLYGYTTKRDLSKMGSFLMMGLFGIIIAGIVNIFLGSSALQFAISVIGIVVFVGLTAYDTQNIKEQYSENYDQESNQKLAVFGALSLYLNFVNIFQLLLNFTGERE, from the coding sequence ATGAACCCGATCAATTCCCGCTACGGTGCCGCGGCCGGCACCCAGGCCCTGTTCGACGAGGGCCTGCGCCAGCATATGCTGCGCGTCTACAATTATATGGCTCTCGGCCTCGTCATCACAGGCATCGTCGCCTTCGTCGTCGGCTCGACGCCGGCCCTCTACGTCCCGATCTTCGGCTCGCCGCTGAAGTGGGTCGTGATGCTGGCGCCGCTCGCCTTCGTCTTCTTCTTCTCGTTCAAAATCCAGACGATGTCGGCCAGCACCGCCCAGGTCACCTTCTGGGCCTTCTGCGCCGTGATGGGCCTGTCGCTCGCCTCCGTCTTCCTGGTCTTCACCAAGACGAGCATCGCACAGACCTTCTTCATCACTGCCGCGATGTTCGGTTCCATCAGCCTCTACGGCTACACGACGAAGCGTGACCTGTCGAAGATGGGCTCGTTCCTGATGATGGGTCTGTTCGGCATCATCATCGCCGGCATCGTCAACATCTTCCTGGGTTCGAGCGCGCTGCAGTTCGCGATCTCGGTGATCGGCATCGTCGTCTTCGTCGGCCTCACCGCCTACGACACGCAGAACATCAAGGAACAGTATTCGGAAAACTACGATCAGGAATCGAACCAGAAGCTCGCCGTCTTCGGTGCGCTCTCGCTCTACCTGAACTTCGTCAACATCTTCCAGCTTCTGCTCAACTTCACGGGCGAGCGGGAATAG